A region of Halalkaliarchaeum desulfuricum DNA encodes the following proteins:
- a CDS encoding MFS transporter produces MTSKDYPKKRWTVLGLAWGAFFAVAMAWYIMPTLQPDILELYGITGSQFQLAFTLPFGVAAVLCIPGGMLADRLGIRRAATLGMAISGVGFLLRSRTGSFEILLGSMLLVGVGLGLVMPNLPKLVSVWFPSDETGLATGIYNTGLMGGLSTGMVIAPFLPAWQSGNVLLGGIVLAFAVVFFVIVRDTPPGKELPSTPLVEGLQRAVKSKNAWVAGFAVFAGLAGMVAIQGELPVALFEIHGIDTATGGQIASMITYGGILGSLTIPAIATKLDRRKGTLVSVAVGFGVIMFPVWLTGNTTILFVGTTVAGYLAGGALPIIMEVPTWLPRVESDPVEPQHVGGASGLMTAMMNLGGFIGLPFIIGPIIGWQGYTIGLLAAMIIFSFQGILGILFTLPELGD; encoded by the coding sequence ATGACGAGTAAGGACTATCCCAAAAAGCGATGGACTGTACTTGGACTCGCGTGGGGTGCGTTTTTCGCCGTTGCAATGGCGTGGTACATCATGCCGACACTCCAGCCGGATATCCTCGAACTGTACGGGATTACCGGCAGCCAGTTCCAGCTCGCGTTTACCCTCCCGTTCGGTGTCGCGGCAGTGCTTTGCATCCCGGGAGGAATGCTTGCCGATCGACTCGGGATACGGCGTGCGGCAACCCTCGGTATGGCGATTTCGGGCGTCGGCTTCCTCCTGCGATCTCGGACTGGAAGTTTCGAGATTCTCTTGGGATCGATGCTGCTTGTTGGAGTCGGTCTGGGACTGGTAATGCCGAACCTTCCGAAGCTCGTAAGCGTGTGGTTCCCGTCGGACGAGACAGGTCTCGCCACCGGGATTTACAATACCGGACTGATGGGTGGACTGTCGACGGGAATGGTCATCGCGCCGTTCCTCCCGGCGTGGCAATCAGGAAACGTGCTACTCGGTGGAATCGTGCTCGCGTTCGCTGTCGTGTTCTTTGTTATCGTCCGAGACACACCACCTGGGAAAGAACTACCCTCCACTCCACTCGTCGAAGGGCTTCAGCGCGCGGTGAAGAGCAAGAACGCCTGGGTCGCGGGCTTTGCTGTGTTTGCCGGTCTCGCTGGGATGGTTGCGATACAGGGTGAACTCCCTGTTGCGCTCTTCGAGATCCACGGGATCGATACCGCTACCGGCGGTCAGATCGCTTCGATGATAACCTACGGTGGGATCCTCGGCTCGCTAACCATACCGGCGATCGCAACGAAACTCGACCGGCGTAAAGGAACTCTGGTTTCCGTGGCCGTCGGATTCGGAGTGATCATGTTCCCGGTGTGGCTGACGGGGAACACGACGATTCTCTTCGTCGGCACAACCGTCGCCGGTTACCTGGCCGGCGGCGCCCTCCCCATTATCATGGAAGTCCCCACCTGGCTGCCGCGGGTCGAAAGCGATCCGGTGGAGCCGCAACACGTCGGCGGCGCCTCCGGGTTAATGACTGCGATGATGAATCTTGGAGGATTTATCGGACTCCCGTTCATCATTGGGCCGATCATCGGCTGGCAGGGATACACGATCGGCCTCCTCGCTGCGATGATCATCTTCTCCTTTCAGGGGATTCTCGGAATCTTGTTCACGCTTCCTGAACTCGGTGACTGA
- a CDS encoding SDR family NAD(P)-dependent oxidoreductase produces the protein MVSLPDSVAVVTGAASGMGRSMAEAFADEGASVVVVDVDEDGATDVAEHIRSGGGDAIAVIGDVTDADSVDEVVDRTIDEFGTIDVLCNNAGVLDDFTPVGDASDELWYGVIDVNLHGPFLLTRAALPELQQGDDEGVVINTASIAGKVAGGGGAAYTTSKHGLIGFTKQLSHDYGPEIRANAICPGAVETGMTDQMIEEMEAMTADTPAQRYAQPEEIAAVAVFLASDDASFVHGTAVDVDGGWLVD, from the coding sequence ATGGTGTCACTACCAGATAGCGTTGCGGTCGTCACCGGTGCGGCGTCGGGAATGGGACGATCAATGGCGGAAGCGTTTGCAGACGAGGGGGCATCAGTCGTCGTGGTTGACGTAGATGAAGACGGGGCAACCGACGTCGCCGAACATATCAGATCGGGCGGCGGGGACGCGATAGCTGTAATTGGAGACGTCACGGATGCTGACAGCGTGGACGAGGTCGTCGATCGTACAATCGACGAGTTCGGGACAATCGACGTCCTCTGCAACAATGCAGGTGTACTGGACGACTTCACTCCAGTCGGGGATGCGTCCGACGAACTCTGGTATGGCGTCATCGACGTGAACCTTCACGGTCCGTTCCTGTTGACGCGGGCCGCGCTGCCGGAGTTGCAGCAGGGCGACGACGAGGGTGTCGTCATCAACACCGCTTCGATCGCCGGCAAGGTCGCCGGGGGCGGGGGCGCCGCCTACACGACTTCCAAACACGGCTTGATCGGCTTCACGAAACAGCTCTCGCACGATTACGGCCCCGAGATCCGAGCCAACGCGATCTGTCCGGGCGCCGTCGAAACGGGGATGACCGATCAGATGATCGAGGAGATGGAAGCGATGACTGCCGACACGCCAGCACAGCGGTACGCGCAGCCGGAAGAGATAGCGGCTGTCGCCGTGTTCCTCGCGAGTGACGACGCCTCATTCGTCCACGGGACCGCCGTTGACGTCGACGGTGGCTGGCTCGTAGACTGA
- a CDS encoding ATP-binding cassette domain-containing protein, which translates to MNRGEFDPDRRIGDANETRNGEQHNGNGDSDLPLELPGDETSGGDTVGDTAGGSVGEPVVEARGIDVSLGGVRILEDVDVTVESGTLVGLVGPNGAGKSTLLRAMRALIPIDSGEVRVAGVPVHDRPAREVGRTIATVPQTTTLSFSFSVQQTVEMGRTPHVSRFGTLGSDDREAILTAMERTEITQFAGRSITEVSGGERQRVLLARALAQETPVLFLDEPTASLDVNHAVRTLEMVDELVEEGKTVVAAIHDLDLAARYCDELVLLSDGRVRASGSPSEVLTAESLKETFDATAVVTGQPAANAPGVTAFSPAACTDLGTDLRVHVLGNGHPAALVLARLAATDATISLGPVHDGDDAAVLADDVGAETVTVPPFSGLSDATIERVGEVVSSADCLVRAGDVPRPVEDLLEESTGDQFPPVVDARSLEPESVACAIDKRLADVDVEASDEAGGEAVLEDHSGTDEP; encoded by the coding sequence GTGAACCGCGGCGAGTTCGATCCGGACCGACGGATCGGGGACGCGAACGAAACACGGAACGGTGAGCAACACAACGGAAACGGCGACAGCGACCTCCCGCTCGAACTCCCCGGGGATGAGACTTCCGGGGGTGATACAGTCGGTGATACAGCAGGTGGGTCAGTCGGTGAGCCAGTCGTCGAAGCCAGGGGAATAGACGTGTCGCTTGGCGGCGTTCGGATCCTCGAAGACGTCGACGTCACAGTCGAGTCCGGGACGCTGGTCGGTCTCGTTGGGCCCAACGGAGCGGGGAAGTCGACGCTGCTTCGGGCGATGCGCGCGTTGATCCCCATCGACTCAGGGGAGGTTCGGGTGGCCGGTGTCCCGGTCCACGATCGGCCCGCCCGGGAGGTGGGCCGCACGATCGCGACTGTCCCCCAGACGACGACACTGTCGTTTTCCTTTAGCGTCCAGCAGACCGTGGAGATGGGACGGACCCCGCACGTCTCCCGGTTCGGCACGCTCGGATCCGACGACAGGGAGGCGATCCTGACGGCGATGGAACGAACCGAGATCACCCAGTTTGCCGGCCGGTCGATAACGGAGGTCTCGGGCGGCGAGCGTCAGCGAGTCCTCCTCGCCCGGGCGCTCGCCCAGGAGACGCCCGTCCTTTTTCTGGACGAGCCGACGGCGAGCCTCGACGTGAACCACGCGGTTCGAACTCTCGAGATGGTCGACGAACTTGTCGAGGAGGGTAAGACCGTGGTGGCCGCGATCCACGATCTGGACCTCGCGGCGCGGTACTGCGACGAACTCGTGTTGCTTTCCGACGGGCGCGTGCGTGCGTCCGGTTCCCCTTCGGAGGTGCTCACCGCCGAGAGCCTGAAGGAAACATTTGACGCGACGGCTGTCGTGACTGGACAGCCGGCCGCGAACGCGCCGGGCGTGACGGCGTTCTCGCCGGCGGCGTGTACCGACCTCGGTACTGATCTGCGCGTCCACGTGCTCGGCAACGGACATCCGGCGGCACTGGTTCTGGCCCGCCTCGCGGCAACTGACGCAACGATCTCGCTGGGCCCGGTCCACGATGGCGACGACGCCGCCGTGCTGGCCGACGACGTGGGGGCCGAGACGGTGACAGTCCCGCCGTTTTCGGGGCTGTCCGACGCGACGATCGAACGGGTTGGGGAGGTCGTCTCGTCGGCGGACTGTCTCGTCCGGGCCGGCGACGTGCCGCGTCCAGTCGAGGATCTTCTCGAAGAGTCCACCGGCGATCAGTTCCCGCCAGTCGTCGACGCCCGATCGCTGGAGCCGGAGTCCGTCGCGTGTGCGATCGACAAACGTCTCGCCGACGTCGATGTCGAGGCCAGCGACGAGGCGGGTGGGGAAGCGGTTCTCGAGGATCACAGCGGGACGGACGAACCGTAG
- a CDS encoding ASKHA domain-containing protein produces the protein MAQEPVVSFSPWDIDVEAEAGRTVLEVADGSDARIEALCGGNGLCGTCAVQIESGAENLSSVTDEEQSVLTEAQLDDGYRLGCRAVVEGDVSVHVPASSRSEGEIVMTEGVEVDFDLDPSVRLYRLELAAPTLEDNTADRKRLFDALQEQYGIEVTSADRLATTELPSRIRAEETEGTLRCTAVVFGTEELLSVVPGTAQSAYGLAVDIGTTTVAVYLLDVRSGTVESVSSTLNPQRRHGGDIISRVQHSQKPGGREELQSEIVDTINESIDEVTTEAGIEPDEIFEAVFVGNTAMHHLFLGIDASAVAASPYVPAMQASETVKARELNVEINDSGYLSWLPIIGGWVGPDFVADLLAAGILDRTETVVCIDIGTNGEIAVYDGETAWTASAPAGPALEGAEISHGMRAKPGAIEAVTLDPDTWEPTLEVIDDAEPVGICGSGIVDVVAQLFLVGAIDRRGRFVTPEDGRGRVRETDDGDREFVLVEATEANGDSAIVVSQEDVRDIQNAKAAIQTGTNILLSEAGIDDVDRLVMAGGFGNYLDPESAKLLGMYPQVGADQVEFLGNAAGYGAIYALLEEAAKAEAERIVEEVDYVELAAWDGFHDEFMEAMYLPHRDLDRYPDVKARLEEVGVDRSL, from the coding sequence ATGGCACAAGAGCCTGTCGTGTCCTTCAGTCCGTGGGACATCGACGTCGAGGCCGAGGCAGGTCGAACCGTGTTGGAGGTGGCCGACGGGTCCGACGCCCGGATCGAAGCACTCTGTGGGGGGAACGGCCTGTGTGGGACTTGTGCAGTGCAGATCGAATCGGGGGCAGAAAACCTCTCGTCGGTGACCGACGAGGAACAAAGCGTTCTCACCGAGGCACAACTCGATGACGGCTATCGACTGGGCTGTCGAGCCGTCGTTGAAGGCGACGTTTCGGTGCACGTTCCCGCTTCTTCACGGAGCGAAGGCGAGATCGTGATGACGGAAGGCGTCGAGGTTGATTTCGATCTGGACCCGTCCGTCCGCCTCTACCGGCTCGAACTGGCCGCGCCCACGCTCGAGGACAACACCGCGGATCGGAAACGTCTCTTCGATGCTCTTCAGGAACAGTACGGGATTGAGGTTACCTCCGCCGATCGTCTCGCGACGACGGAACTTCCCTCGAGGATTCGAGCGGAAGAAACCGAGGGAACGCTTCGTTGTACTGCCGTGGTTTTTGGAACGGAGGAGCTACTTTCGGTCGTTCCGGGAACCGCTCAATCAGCGTACGGGCTTGCGGTCGACATCGGGACCACGACGGTCGCCGTGTACCTCCTGGACGTTCGAAGCGGCACCGTCGAAAGCGTTAGCTCAACGCTCAACCCGCAGCGGCGACACGGCGGCGACATCATCAGTCGCGTCCAGCACAGCCAGAAGCCAGGGGGCCGGGAAGAGCTCCAGTCGGAGATCGTCGATACGATCAACGAGAGCATCGACGAGGTGACGACGGAGGCAGGCATCGAACCCGACGAAATTTTCGAAGCGGTGTTCGTCGGGAACACCGCCATGCATCACCTCTTTCTCGGGATCGACGCGAGCGCGGTCGCGGCCAGCCCGTACGTTCCAGCGATGCAGGCCTCGGAAACAGTGAAAGCCAGAGAGCTGAACGTGGAGATCAACGACTCCGGCTACCTCTCGTGGCTGCCGATCATCGGCGGCTGGGTGGGCCCGGACTTCGTGGCGGACCTGCTCGCGGCGGGAATTCTCGATCGGACGGAGACGGTCGTCTGTATCGACATCGGGACGAACGGCGAAATCGCGGTCTACGACGGCGAAACGGCGTGGACTGCGTCGGCGCCCGCCGGCCCAGCACTCGAAGGCGCAGAGATCTCCCACGGGATGCGTGCCAAACCCGGCGCGATCGAGGCGGTGACGCTGGATCCCGACACCTGGGAACCGACACTCGAGGTTATCGACGACGCGGAGCCGGTCGGGATCTGCGGTTCCGGAATCGTCGACGTCGTCGCCCAACTGTTCCTCGTGGGTGCGATCGACCGGCGCGGTCGGTTCGTGACTCCCGAGGACGGCCGGGGTCGGGTTCGGGAAACCGATGACGGCGACCGGGAGTTCGTGCTCGTCGAGGCCACCGAGGCGAACGGCGACTCGGCTATCGTGGTCTCCCAGGAGGACGTTCGGGACATTCAAAACGCCAAGGCGGCGATCCAGACCGGGACGAACATCCTGCTTTCGGAGGCCGGCATCGACGACGTGGACAGGCTGGTGATGGCCGGCGGGTTCGGCAACTATCTCGATCCCGAGTCGGCCAAGCTGCTCGGGATGTACCCGCAGGTCGGCGCCGATCAGGTGGAGTTCCTCGGAAACGCCGCCGGCTACGGGGCGATCTACGCGCTGCTGGAGGAAGCGGCGAAGGCCGAAGCCGAACGCATCGTCGAGGAAGTCGACTACGTCGAACTCGCCGCCTGGGACGGATTCCACGACGAGTTCATGGAAGCGATGTACCTTCCACACCGCGATCTCGACCGGTATCCGGACGTGAAAGCACGTCTGGAAGAAGTCGGCGTCGACCGATCGCTTTGA
- a CDS encoding uroporphyrinogen decarboxylase family protein — MTHDTDVTLENWETGVGIDFEDEAAREAYQERAGRFATAIRGGEPDRIPTALSATFYPVFHAGITPEKAMNDAAALAAAFEETAYDLEPDAHQLSAALLPSAKMLEILDYQLYAWPGDGASPDTGYQALEDEYMGPEDYEHLMRDPTDFWLRNYMPEIVGALEPFRELPRFTDLVEIPSIHYMAIPFGLPHVQEALETLMEAGEEALRWQEIVGGTTEEIIQSGYPTSFGGFTKAPYDTLGDTLRGTKGVAMDLKRNPDTLLEAVDRLTPIMTEMGIRSAQAAGNPIVFIPLHKGADGFMSDEEFRTFYWPQLREVIDGLTDAGLVPWLFAEGSYDNRLEAVSDLPDGNMVWQFDRTDMRDAKAALGDQAAIAGNVHSSLLNTKEPEDVDEYCRELIEDVGPDGFILAPGVAMDEAEPENVRAMIEAPRKY, encoded by the coding sequence ATGACACACGACACGGACGTCACGCTGGAGAACTGGGAGACGGGAGTTGGAATCGACTTCGAGGACGAAGCGGCCCGCGAAGCGTATCAGGAGCGTGCAGGACGGTTCGCGACTGCGATTCGCGGCGGGGAGCCGGACCGCATTCCGACGGCGCTCAGTGCGACGTTCTATCCGGTCTTCCATGCCGGGATTACCCCGGAGAAAGCGATGAACGATGCTGCAGCGTTGGCCGCCGCCTTCGAGGAGACGGCCTACGACCTCGAGCCCGATGCCCATCAGTTGTCGGCCGCGCTGCTCCCTTCGGCGAAGATGCTGGAGATCCTCGATTACCAGCTGTACGCCTGGCCCGGTGACGGTGCCTCCCCGGACACCGGCTATCAGGCGCTCGAGGACGAATACATGGGCCCGGAAGACTACGAACATCTGATGCGGGATCCCACTGATTTTTGGCTGCGAAACTACATGCCCGAAATCGTCGGCGCGCTGGAACCGTTCCGGGAGTTGCCTCGCTTCACCGACCTGGTGGAGATCCCGAGCATCCACTACATGGCGATCCCGTTCGGGTTGCCCCACGTCCAGGAGGCGCTCGAAACGCTCATGGAGGCCGGGGAGGAGGCGCTCAGGTGGCAAGAGATCGTCGGCGGGACGACAGAAGAAATCATCCAGTCGGGGTATCCCACCTCGTTCGGCGGCTTCACCAAGGCCCCATACGACACGCTCGGGGACACGTTGCGGGGCACCAAGGGTGTCGCCATGGACCTCAAGCGAAACCCCGACACCCTGCTGGAGGCGGTCGACCGGCTGACCCCGATCATGACCGAAATGGGGATCCGCTCCGCACAGGCCGCCGGCAACCCCATCGTGTTCATCCCGCTGCACAAGGGCGCGGACGGGTTCATGTCCGACGAGGAGTTCCGAACGTTCTACTGGCCGCAGCTCAGGGAAGTGATCGACGGTCTTACGGACGCCGGATTGGTCCCCTGGTTGTTCGCAGAGGGGAGCTACGACAACCGACTCGAGGCCGTCTCGGATCTCCCGGACGGCAACATGGTCTGGCAGTTCGATCGGACGGACATGCGGGACGCGAAAGCAGCCCTGGGTGATCAGGCGGCGATCGCCGGTAACGTCCACAGTTCCCTCCTCAACACGAAGGAGCCGGAAGACGTCGACGAATACTGTCGCGAACTCATCGAGGACGTCGGCCCCGATGGGTTCATCCTCGCGCCGGGTGTGGCGATGGACGAGGCGGAACCCGAAAACGTCCGGGCGATGATCGAGGCACCCCGAAAGTACTAG
- a CDS encoding exodeoxyribonuclease VII small subunit has protein sequence MLPRNGPDRHVPIVDDRLGQLIERLETEQLSLQQADRLHEEATELLEELEAELDVGDGRVTPLDTDE, from the coding sequence TTGCTACCGCGGAACGGTCCAGATCGTCACGTACCCATCGTCGACGATCGCCTCGGACAACTCATCGAACGCCTCGAAACCGAGCAACTGTCACTCCAGCAGGCCGACCGCCTCCACGAGGAGGCAACAGAACTGCTCGAGGAACTCGAAGCCGAACTAGACGTTGGCGACGGGCGCGTCACGCCACTCGATACCGATGAGTGA
- a CDS encoding 2,3-butanediol dehydrogenase translates to MQSAVFHGREDIRVESIPEPTVGSDDVLIDVVACGICGSDLHEYVAGPIFIPGEEPHPITGEMAPVPMGHEFGGEVIAVGDDVEDVAVGDVVAVNPIIYCGECRYCEAGTYHLCESVGFVGLAGGGGGFSEQVAVPAEQAIPLPDGVPAEYSALVEPFAVGLHAVRNAEFEPGDSVAVYGTGPIGLTVVQAAAAGGAGTIFAVEPQDSRREMAADLGADVTIDPTDEDAVETIVDQTDGGVEATFEVAGIGPTVRDAIASAKKEGSVTIVSIFEEHVEIDPNAIVLGERSVGGTLAYEGGPRSDVEFGAVLDMFADGTLDPEPLITSRIGLDAIVDDGFEALLDDDREEVKILVEH, encoded by the coding sequence ATGCAGTCTGCAGTATTCCACGGCCGAGAGGACATCAGGGTCGAATCGATCCCGGAGCCGACGGTCGGTAGCGACGACGTGTTGATCGACGTCGTCGCGTGTGGGATCTGTGGTTCGGACCTTCACGAGTACGTCGCCGGTCCGATCTTCATCCCCGGCGAAGAGCCCCACCCGATCACCGGAGAAATGGCACCCGTTCCGATGGGCCACGAGTTCGGCGGTGAGGTCATCGCAGTCGGCGACGACGTCGAGGACGTCGCTGTCGGCGACGTCGTCGCGGTCAATCCGATCATCTACTGTGGGGAGTGCCGATACTGCGAGGCCGGCACCTATCACCTCTGTGAATCGGTCGGCTTCGTCGGCCTCGCGGGTGGCGGCGGTGGCTTCTCCGAACAGGTTGCCGTGCCTGCAGAGCAGGCCATTCCGCTTCCGGACGGTGTGCCTGCGGAGTACAGCGCGCTCGTCGAACCCTTCGCAGTCGGGCTTCACGCCGTCCGGAACGCCGAGTTCGAGCCCGGGGATTCCGTCGCGGTCTACGGGACCGGGCCGATCGGTCTGACGGTCGTCCAGGCGGCGGCCGCCGGCGGCGCAGGGACCATATTCGCCGTCGAACCCCAGGACTCCCGCCGCGAGATGGCCGCAGACCTCGGCGCGGACGTGACGATCGACCCGACCGACGAGGACGCAGTCGAGACGATCGTCGATCAGACCGATGGCGGCGTCGAGGCTACCTTCGAGGTCGCCGGCATCGGTCCGACCGTCCGTGACGCGATCGCGTCGGCAAAAAAGGAGGGATCGGTCACGATCGTCAGTATCTTCGAAGAGCACGTCGAAATCGACCCGAACGCGATCGTGCTCGGGGAGCGCTCGGTGGGCGGAACGCTGGCCTACGAGGGCGGTCCACGTTCCGACGTCGAGTTCGGTGCCGTCCTGGACATGTTCGCCGACGGCACCCTCGATCCGGAGCCGCTCATCACCAGCCGGATCGGCCTCGACGCCATCGTCGACGACGGGTTCGAAGCGCTGCTCGACGACGACCGCGAGGAGGTCAAGATCCTCGTCGAGCACTAA
- a CDS encoding class I SAM-dependent methyltransferase, producing the protein MSVPCVAVSREQGEAVRQALAEAGVLDGSHRIVVDEDTIYLPITDKAGVPEEYADSVTTRELPEQEPQRTPADLLGYDPTYERLGDIVILDEDDLDRAREIANAVVDSDIPVRTVLNRASKIRGELRVRDWEVLVSPDDIGAPNPYSSPTETVHREYGYEFLLDVDEVYFSPRLATERHRVLENVDSGEHVFDMFAGVGPYAIPAADRGAVVVACDLNERAIDYLRENARRNGVSDRITAIHGDVREVADDWEGWAERIFMNLPHSAGEFLETAVALAGEECLLHYYDIQHEDDPFGPGLQAIREAAGEEYDVRVETEHVVRSYAPHELNVCLDVRLSER; encoded by the coding sequence ATGTCCGTTCCGTGCGTGGCGGTCTCCAGGGAGCAAGGCGAGGCCGTCCGTCAGGCGCTTGCGGAAGCCGGCGTGCTCGACGGGAGCCACCGGATCGTCGTCGATGAAGACACGATCTATCTGCCGATCACAGACAAGGCGGGCGTTCCCGAGGAATACGCCGACTCGGTGACGACTCGCGAGCTTCCCGAACAGGAGCCACAGCGGACCCCGGCGGATCTTCTGGGCTACGATCCGACCTACGAACGACTCGGGGACATCGTCATCCTCGACGAGGACGACCTCGATCGAGCACGCGAGATCGCGAACGCGGTCGTCGACTCCGACATTCCCGTTCGAACGGTTCTGAATCGCGCCTCGAAGATCCGGGGCGAGTTGCGGGTTCGAGACTGGGAGGTGCTCGTCTCCCCGGACGATATCGGGGCGCCGAATCCCTACAGTTCTCCCACGGAGACCGTCCACCGCGAGTACGGCTACGAGTTCCTGCTCGACGTCGACGAGGTGTACTTCTCGCCGCGGCTCGCGACGGAGCGACACCGCGTGCTCGAGAACGTCGACTCGGGCGAGCACGTCTTCGACATGTTCGCCGGCGTGGGGCCGTATGCGATCCCTGCGGCCGACCGAGGGGCGGTGGTGGTGGCCTGCGATCTCAACGAACGGGCGATCGACTACCTCCGGGAGAACGCCCGCCGGAACGGCGTGAGCGATCGGATCACCGCGATACACGGCGATGTCCGCGAGGTCGCCGACGACTGGGAGGGCTGGGCCGAGCGAATCTTCATGAACCTCCCGCACTCGGCGGGGGAGTTCCTCGAGACGGCGGTCGCGCTCGCCGGCGAGGAGTGTTTGCTCCACTACTACGACATTCAACACGAGGACGATCCGTTCGGTCCCGGACTGCAGGCGATCCGCGAGGCGGCCGGCGAGGAGTACGACGTTCGGGTCGAAACCGAGCACGTGGTCCGGTCGTACGCGCCACACGAACTCAACGTCTGCCTGGATGTCCGCTTGAGTGAACGGTGA
- the btuC gene encoding vitamin B12 ABC transporter permease BtuC, protein MSALLAVVITIAAGIGPVSIPPAEIAKILLNSIAVPVGLELTWGGALAGGLLQHPGFEVSWQSLTAYPVNETHERIVMQVRLPRILLAGLVGFSLAAAGTVMQGFFRNPMADPSIIGVSSGAALGATVFIVAPLALPFGLGLRGAAFAGALLAAFAVYAIATENGRTPVATLLLAGVAVQTFLGAMISYLQLQAGESLRQVVAWLMGHLQGSTWAEVQATLLVVPLLFVVLLAYSRDLNVLLLGEEDAKGLGIEVERTKRVLLAASSVITAAGVAVAGVIGFVGLIVPHMLRLVVGPDHRVLLPASALAGAAFLVVADTVARAGATEIPVGIVTAAVGAPFFLYLLRKREVHEL, encoded by the coding sequence TTGAGCGCGCTGCTTGCGGTCGTCATTACGATTGCCGCCGGGATCGGCCCCGTGTCGATCCCGCCCGCTGAAATCGCCAAAATCCTGCTCAACTCGATCGCGGTCCCTGTCGGGCTCGAATTGACGTGGGGTGGGGCATTGGCCGGCGGGCTATTACAGCATCCCGGCTTCGAAGTGAGCTGGCAGTCCTTGACGGCGTACCCGGTAAATGAGACACACGAACGGATCGTGATGCAGGTCAGACTCCCACGGATTCTTCTCGCTGGGCTGGTCGGCTTTTCGCTGGCGGCAGCCGGCACCGTGATGCAGGGCTTTTTCCGCAATCCGATGGCGGATCCGTCGATCATCGGCGTCTCGTCGGGCGCGGCGCTGGGCGCGACGGTGTTCATCGTCGCGCCCCTGGCGCTCCCGTTCGGGCTCGGGCTTCGCGGGGCGGCGTTCGCCGGCGCGTTGCTCGCTGCGTTTGCGGTCTACGCGATCGCGACCGAAAACGGCAGGACACCGGTCGCCACGCTGTTGCTCGCGGGGGTGGCCGTGCAGACGTTCCTGGGGGCGATGATCTCGTATCTCCAGCTCCAGGCGGGCGAGAGCCTCAGGCAGGTCGTCGCGTGGCTCATGGGCCATCTCCAGGGGTCGACCTGGGCAGAGGTGCAGGCGACGCTGCTCGTGGTTCCGCTGCTGTTCGTCGTCCTGCTGGCTTACTCCCGCGATCTGAACGTGCTCCTCCTTGGCGAGGAAGACGCCAAGGGGCTCGGCATCGAGGTCGAACGGACGAAACGGGTTCTGCTTGCCGCCTCGAGCGTGATCACCGCCGCCGGGGTCGCCGTCGCCGGCGTTATCGGGTTCGTCGGGCTGATCGTTCCACACATGCTCCGGCTCGTCGTGGGTCCGGATCACCGCGTGCTGTTGCCCGCCTCGGCGCTCGCGGGGGCGGCGTTCCTGGTCGTCGCCGACACGGTGGCCAGAGCCGGCGCGACGGAAATCCCCGTGGGGATCGTCACTGCCGCCGTCGGCGCGCCCTTCTTCCTGTATCTGCTCCGGAAACGGGAGGTGCACGAACTGTGA
- a CDS encoding alpha/beta fold hydrolase translates to MPTVTVNGAELYYESSGDGTPIVFLHGVMMGGRFFTEQQDLPEGYQSVVLDFRGHGRSEKTETGHTVPAYAADLEAFLEELALDDIVLVGWSMGSLVGWEYIDQFGTDRLSGFVVVDQQPVDLEQEDFEHGVFDFDELVDLMELAQRDPHALAGLFVDQMIHGEGNEELDRLMFDEISRVPPAIKSAILFDQSVRDYRDVLEDVVVPTLVCTGVDDALVDPAGVEYVAARTPGAELERFEESSHCPFLEQPDRFNRVLTAFVDRC, encoded by the coding sequence ATGCCGACGGTAACTGTCAACGGTGCCGAACTGTACTACGAATCGTCAGGTGACGGGACGCCGATCGTGTTCTTGCACGGGGTGATGATGGGTGGGCGATTCTTCACCGAACAGCAGGACTTACCAGAGGGATATCAGTCGGTCGTGCTCGATTTCCGTGGGCACGGCCGCTCGGAGAAGACCGAAACGGGACACACGGTGCCGGCCTATGCGGCCGACCTCGAAGCCTTCCTCGAGGAGTTGGCGCTCGACGACATCGTGCTCGTGGGGTGGTCGATGGGATCGTTGGTCGGCTGGGAGTATATCGACCAGTTCGGGACGGACCGTCTCTCGGGGTTCGTCGTGGTCGACCAGCAGCCGGTCGATCTCGAACAGGAGGACTTCGAACACGGCGTGTTCGACTTCGACGAGTTGGTGGATCTCATGGAACTCGCCCAGAGGGATCCCCACGCCCTCGCCGGCCTGTTCGTCGACCAGATGATCCACGGCGAGGGAAACGAGGAACTCGACCGACTCATGTTCGACGAGATTTCTCGTGTTCCACCGGCGATCAAAAGCGCGATCCTCTTCGACCAGTCGGTCAGAGATTATCGGGACGTCCTCGAGGATGTTGTTGTCCCGACCTTGGTCTGTACCGGTGTAGACGACGCGCTCGTCGATCCGGCGGGAGTCGAGTACGTCGCAGCCCGGACGCCGGGTGCGGAACTCGAACGATTCGAGGAGAGCAGTCATTGTCCGTTCCTCGAGCAGCCCGATCGATTCAACCGGGTGTTGACTGCGTTCGTCGATCGGTGCTAA